In Chamaesiphon minutus PCC 6605, a genomic segment contains:
- a CDS encoding glycosyltransferase: MAHILVATAPVASHFYPVASVVRELVDRGHTVWWYTGKAFQSKIERLGATYKPMSAAYDYSGMSRDEAFPQLRGLQGLSALMETIKALFIEQAPLQMQDILSLLSEFPADILMAEEVGFGMGFVREKTGLPVVVIGLSINSFDSKDIAPIGCALPPDRSALGRFRNACLRFLINSIALRSFKTYIDNTRSGVGLPILNRSVLESIVEPPDLYLLGTIPEFEYPRSDLSESTHFVGTFTSPPVETFEPPTWWDDLHGDLSIVLVTQGTLANDDLNELVIPTIRALADENVLVIATTAILPPSQIDLTPLPVNLRLEQFIPFDRLMPDVDVMVTNGGFGGVQLALSNGVPLVVAGATEEKPEIAARVAWGGVGIDLKTGRPSEQQIRAAVRTIRSNPSYRSNAKRLQVEFDRYNGPKMSADLIERSIGDFRRS, translated from the coding sequence ATGGCGCATATTTTAGTCGCAACAGCACCAGTCGCCAGCCACTTTTATCCAGTAGCTTCAGTCGTGCGAGAGTTAGTCGATCGCGGACATACAGTCTGGTGGTATACAGGCAAAGCCTTTCAATCCAAAATCGAGCGGCTGGGAGCCACCTATAAGCCGATGTCTGCTGCCTACGATTACAGTGGCATGAGTCGGGATGAAGCCTTCCCACAACTGCGGGGTTTGCAAGGTTTATCGGCGTTAATGGAAACCATCAAAGCACTGTTTATCGAACAGGCACCCCTACAAATGCAAGATATTTTGAGCTTGCTGAGTGAATTTCCTGCCGATATTTTAATGGCGGAAGAAGTGGGTTTTGGGATGGGTTTTGTGCGTGAAAAAACTGGTCTTCCAGTAGTAGTTATCGGTCTGTCTATTAATTCATTCGATAGCAAAGATATTGCGCCGATCGGTTGTGCCTTACCACCCGATCGATCGGCACTGGGACGGTTTCGTAATGCCTGTTTGCGATTTTTGATTAATTCGATCGCCTTGCGGAGCTTCAAAACTTATATTGACAATACTCGGAGCGGCGTGGGGCTACCGATCCTCAACCGGAGCGTGCTAGAAAGCATTGTCGAGCCGCCAGATTTGTATCTGCTGGGAACGATTCCTGAATTTGAATATCCTCGCAGCGATTTGTCTGAATCCACGCATTTTGTAGGCACCTTTACCAGCCCGCCTGTAGAGACATTTGAACCGCCAACGTGGTGGGATGATTTGCACGGCGATCTCTCGATCGTTTTAGTTACTCAAGGTACTTTGGCAAATGATGATTTGAACGAATTAGTCATCCCGACGATTCGAGCATTGGCAGATGAAAATGTCCTAGTCATCGCAACTACAGCGATTCTGCCACCTTCACAGATCGACCTGACTCCGTTGCCAGTAAACCTGCGATTGGAGCAGTTTATCCCATTCGATCGGCTGATGCCTGATGTGGATGTAATGGTGACAAATGGTGGCTTTGGTGGCGTGCAACTGGCTTTATCAAATGGGGTACCGCTCGTCGTGGCGGGTGCAACCGAGGAAAAGCCGGAAATTGCCGCGCGGGTAGCCTGGGGTGGAGTGGGCATCGATTTGAAAACGGGAAGACCGTCAGAACAGCAGATTCGAGCAGCCGTCAGAACGATTCGATCGAATCCTTCCTATCGATCGAACGCCAAACGATTACAGGTGGAATTCGATCGATATAATGGCCCCAAAATGTCAGCCGATCTCATCGAACGGTCGATCGGCGATTTCCGGCGCAGTTGA
- a CDS encoding peroxiredoxin-like family protein, with the protein MTVQTEKTTSPKLIMGHPAPNLEVKTLAGGVWNLATQPNDKYTAIVFYRGLHCPFCQEYIAAVDKQLTEFNRIGVNVIAISGDTLERAQEFKAVSKIENLAIGYGLTLEDMHQWGLYISKGHFESEPAIFSEPATFIVKPDGRLYYANIGTHPFARPDLSILLRGLDYIVNHDYPFRGTEW; encoded by the coding sequence ATGACAGTGCAAACCGAAAAAACGACCTCGCCCAAACTCATCATGGGGCACCCTGCGCCAAATCTGGAAGTGAAAACCCTCGCTGGTGGTGTTTGGAATTTGGCAACACAGCCGAATGATAAATACACCGCGATCGTGTTTTACCGTGGTCTGCATTGCCCCTTCTGCCAAGAGTACATTGCAGCGGTAGACAAACAACTGACTGAATTTAACCGAATTGGGGTTAACGTTATCGCCATCAGCGGCGACACCTTAGAACGGGCACAGGAATTCAAAGCCGTCAGTAAGATCGAGAATTTAGCGATCGGCTATGGTTTGACCCTAGAAGACATGCACCAATGGGGACTCTATATCAGCAAAGGACACTTTGAGAGCGAACCCGCGATCTTCAGCGAGCCTGCTACTTTTATCGTCAAGCCCGATGGTCGTCTTTACTATGCCAATATTGGTACTCATCCCTTTGCCCGTCCCGATTTGAGTATCCTCCTACGCGGATTAGACTACATCGTTAACCATGACTATCCCTTCCGTGGAACCGAATGGTAA
- a CDS encoding SPW repeat domain-containing protein — MNGIRFVSGSLHGILDYAAAIVLITVPLALNFQTTSPFALWLSVAAGILLIAYSLITDYGLSVVKWIPFNVHLILDAVAGIAFLAVPFLFGFDGLIRWFYLANGAIVLLLVIVTDPRISRVENR, encoded by the coding sequence ATGAACGGCATTCGTTTTGTTAGTGGTTCTTTACATGGAATTTTGGATTATGCGGCTGCTATTGTTTTAATTACCGTCCCATTGGCACTTAATTTCCAGACAACATCGCCATTTGCTTTATGGTTATCAGTTGCTGCTGGGATTTTACTAATTGCCTACAGTCTTATCACTGATTATGGATTGAGTGTTGTAAAGTGGATTCCTTTCAACGTTCATTTAATCCTCGATGCCGTGGCTGGAATTGCTTTTTTAGCCGTACCATTTTTATTTGGGTTTGATGGATTAATTCGCTGGTTTTATCTGGCTAACGGTGCGATCGTGCTGTTGCTCGTCATCGTTACCGATCCGCGTATTTCCAGAGTGGAAAATCGTTAA
- a CDS encoding GNAT family N-acetyltransferase, which yields MNQDFSSTSFPNLETERLWLRQATQKDAEAIFAIFSDPDVTQFHDLDTFTCLDEAAEVIARRAKGFESGRGIRWGIARKPNDNLIGSCGFTWDTEANAAEIGYELASQFWRQGIISEALSAILKYGFERRGVQFVIAEIMLENVASKRLLEKLGFQSQGIIKERGFWKGKHHDLEQFVLIRSEFTGV from the coding sequence ATGAACCAAGACTTCTCATCAACTTCTTTCCCAAATCTTGAGACAGAGCGGCTTTGGCTTCGTCAGGCGACTCAGAAGGACGCTGAAGCTATATTTGCCATATTTTCCGATCCAGATGTGACCCAGTTTCATGACCTCGATACCTTTACCTGTCTCGACGAAGCAGCAGAAGTTATTGCGCGACGGGCAAAAGGGTTTGAAAGTGGGCGTGGGATACGTTGGGGAATTGCTCGTAAACCAAACGACAATTTGATTGGTTCTTGTGGATTTACGTGGGACACAGAAGCCAATGCTGCTGAGATTGGCTATGAGCTTGCTAGCCAGTTCTGGAGACAAGGCATTATCAGCGAAGCTTTATCTGCCATTCTGAAGTATGGGTTTGAGAGGAGGGGAGTGCAATTTGTTATTGCAGAAATCATGTTAGAAAATGTGGCTTCTAAAAGGTTATTGGAAAAATTAGGTTTTCAGAGTCAGGGAATAATTAAGGAGCGCGGTTTCTGGAAAGGGAAACATCATGATTTGGAACAGTTTGTCCTGATAAGAAGTGAGTTCACAGGCGTATAA
- a CDS encoding MerR family transcriptional regulator yields MFRIGEFSKIAQVSGRLLRYYDEIGLLRPEFTDQQTGYRFYSAQQLPKLNRILVLKELGLSLEQIAQLPDRDTSTDVIRSMLSIRKAQIEQSVQEELARLRLVETRLQQIEVHGQIQEPNVILKSVPAQQFLALREVLPDIDAVKRLVQKINGFLPSKVGQSSLGYMAVVMHSPVYDPEVLDLEIGYLITGKALESVRLSEERVLTLRELSEIETMATLVHVGRVADTHQTYGALGAWIEQHDWQIVGTGREILLQLPEPEKTEEAVFEIQFPIGKISRKLGLDFDVTATPKLCISSD; encoded by the coding sequence ATGTTTAGAATCGGCGAATTTTCTAAAATCGCCCAAGTTTCGGGCCGTCTGCTGCGTTACTACGATGAGATCGGACTCCTTAGACCTGAGTTTACTGACCAGCAAACGGGCTACCGCTTTTACAGTGCGCAACAACTACCCAAGCTCAATCGTATTTTGGTGCTGAAAGAACTCGGTTTATCGCTGGAACAGATCGCTCAACTGCCCGATCGAGACACCTCCACAGATGTAATCCGAAGCATGTTGAGCATTCGTAAAGCTCAGATTGAGCAATCGGTTCAGGAAGAACTGGCGCGGCTGCGTCTAGTAGAAACGAGACTACAGCAGATCGAAGTGCATGGACAGATCCAGGAACCCAACGTTATCCTGAAATCCGTTCCAGCCCAGCAATTTCTGGCACTTCGCGAAGTTCTGCCCGACATTGATGCGGTAAAACGCCTTGTGCAGAAAATCAATGGCTTTTTACCGTCCAAGGTAGGACAAAGTAGCCTTGGTTATATGGCTGTTGTCATGCATTCCCCTGTGTACGATCCCGAAGTGCTCGACTTGGAAATCGGTTACCTAATCACGGGAAAAGCCCTAGAGTCGGTCAGGCTGTCTGAGGAACGGGTGCTAACCCTACGCGAATTGTCTGAGATTGAGACAATGGCAACGCTTGTTCATGTAGGGCGAGTGGCTGACACCCATCAGACGTATGGTGCGCTTGGTGCCTGGATTGAACAGCATGATTGGCAGATCGTTGGGACAGGGCGAGAAATTCTATTGCAACTGCCAGAACCCGAAAAAACGGAAGAAGCCGTGTTTGAAATTCAATTTCCGATCGGCAAAATCAGTAGAAAATTGGGGCTTGACTTTGACGTAACGGCAACCCCTAAGCTGTGCATATCCTCAGATTGA
- a CDS encoding SDR family oxidoreductase — MNANETRTAVVAGATGIIGRAIVAQLAELGGWRIIAVSKSGRKVPGADEAIGVDLLDKLHVQRMFSSVSTASQLFFAAYLPQPSWIAEVHPNLAMLVNTVEGLESVGAPLQHITLITGAKYYGVHLGISAAPALETEPRHLGANFYYEQEDYLRSRSESSTWQWTNLVASHLTGFAAGNAMNLALAIAVYASIVREVGLRLDFPGSPAAFSAMTQIVDAEQVAAAAVWSAETPQAAGEVFNISNGDPTRWSYLWTVFATYFDVPLGGTRPIPLADFMAEYEPLWRSMAKKYHLINSELSELVNWRFLEFMFAIDYDIVLALGKIRRAGFVKHPDTIDAFKLRFEQYRQERLIPNFDKA, encoded by the coding sequence ATGAACGCGAACGAGACTCGTACTGCTGTAGTAGCAGGTGCCACAGGAATCATCGGCAGAGCGATCGTCGCACAGCTTGCCGAACTTGGTGGATGGCGGATAATCGCCGTCTCGAAATCCGGTAGAAAGGTGCCAGGTGCCGATGAAGCGATCGGTGTCGATCTGCTCGATAAATTACATGTCCAGCGGATGTTCTCATCGGTAAGTACCGCGAGTCAGCTCTTTTTCGCAGCCTACTTACCGCAACCGAGTTGGATTGCGGAAGTCCACCCAAACCTGGCAATGCTGGTTAATACAGTTGAAGGACTAGAGTCGGTTGGCGCACCCTTGCAGCATATAACGCTGATTACGGGCGCAAAATATTACGGCGTTCATTTGGGCATCTCTGCCGCACCCGCTCTGGAGACAGAGCCAAGGCATTTAGGCGCAAACTTTTACTACGAGCAGGAAGATTATCTGCGCTCTCGCTCGGAAAGCAGTACATGGCAATGGACGAATCTGGTTGCGAGCCATCTGACTGGTTTTGCTGCTGGCAACGCTATGAACCTTGCACTAGCGATCGCCGTGTATGCTTCGATCGTGCGCGAGGTGGGGCTGCGCCTTGATTTTCCTGGCAGTCCTGCTGCCTTCAGTGCGATGACTCAGATTGTCGATGCCGAGCAAGTTGCTGCCGCCGCAGTTTGGTCAGCCGAGACTCCACAAGCCGCTGGCGAGGTTTTCAACATTTCTAATGGCGATCCGACACGTTGGTCTTATCTTTGGACTGTCTTCGCGACATACTTTGACGTACCGCTAGGCGGAACTCGTCCGATTCCCCTTGCAGACTTTATGGCTGAGTACGAACCATTATGGCGATCGATGGCGAAGAAATATCATCTGATTAATTCCGAACTCTCCGAGCTAGTGAATTGGCGATTTCTGGAGTTCATGTTTGCGATCGACTATGACATCGTGCTTGCCTTGGGTAAGATTCGTCGAGCCGGATTCGTAAAACACCCTGACACCATAGACGCATTTAAGCTGCGCTTCGAGCAGTATCGTCAAGAACGTCTGATTCCCAATTTTGACAAAGCGTAA
- a CDS encoding GAF domain-containing sensor histidine kinase, whose amino-acid sequence MSSLDPRSAALSHHVLECLTELSYHTGDLNSYLTELVLGVSRLIQSDWSIVTICEGDTGRTIASSLDLGQEDAGFSVHGTLTEEVISSGRPLIVEDSRKQLRRNNPPPEYPCYLGVPLRTSSKEVIGTICSFLREPRPFTDAEVKIVELFAERAATAIENYRLYQQQIRFNQRLAEEVAARTHDLQLAQAQLIERERLAAIGEFTATIVHEVRNPLMTIEMGLKYAHKVLNASADRERLDLSLSESDRLKHLLQEILSYAKPQPLQLSRLNISEFLKLLLIQIQELPEAVDRRIDFDSHLPAGEVMADINKLKQVFINLFRNACEAIAPHDIIRCSLGAEIDSNYVSIQIHNGGEPIPPELLPRLTTPFCSSKPSGTGLGLAISKRIITDHQGKLTISSSSSGTTVSVYLPICSQS is encoded by the coding sequence ATGAGTTCTCTAGACCCCCGATCCGCTGCGCTCAGTCATCATGTGCTGGAATGCTTAACGGAACTAAGTTACCATACTGGCGACTTAAATAGCTACTTAACCGAGCTGGTATTGGGGGTCAGCAGATTAATTCAGTCTGATTGGTCGATCGTGACTATTTGTGAGGGCGATACAGGTCGAACGATCGCCAGTAGCCTCGATCTGGGACAGGAAGATGCTGGCTTCTCGGTGCATGGGACACTCACGGAGGAAGTGATTAGCTCAGGACGACCGCTAATCGTTGAAGATAGTCGCAAACAATTGAGGCGAAATAATCCACCCCCAGAATATCCCTGCTATCTGGGAGTTCCGTTAAGAACATCTAGCAAAGAAGTAATTGGGACGATTTGTTCTTTCCTGCGGGAGCCGCGCCCCTTCACAGATGCGGAAGTCAAAATCGTTGAATTATTTGCCGAAAGAGCGGCTACGGCGATCGAAAATTATCGGCTCTATCAGCAGCAAATCCGCTTCAATCAACGGCTGGCTGAAGAGGTTGCTGCCCGAACGCACGATCTTCAGCTTGCCCAAGCACAGCTCATCGAACGGGAACGATTAGCCGCCATTGGCGAATTTACAGCCACGATCGTCCATGAAGTACGGAATCCCCTAATGACGATCGAGATGGGCTTAAAATATGCTCATAAAGTGTTGAATGCCTCAGCCGATCGAGAGCGGTTAGACCTATCTCTGAGCGAATCCGATCGACTCAAACATCTATTGCAAGAAATTCTCTCCTATGCCAAACCCCAACCATTGCAGCTTTCTAGGCTGAATATCAGTGAATTTTTGAAGCTGCTGTTAATCCAGATTCAAGAACTACCCGAAGCTGTCGATCGCCGGATCGATTTTGACAGCCATCTTCCAGCAGGTGAAGTGATGGCGGATATCAATAAGTTAAAACAAGTTTTTATCAATCTGTTTCGGAATGCCTGTGAGGCGATCGCGCCCCACGATATTATTAGGTGTTCGCTCGGTGCGGAAATTGACTCGAACTACGTTTCGATCCAAATCCATAATGGCGGAGAGCCGATTCCACCAGAGTTATTGCCCCGACTTACCACCCCCTTCTGTTCGTCCAAGCCCTCTGGCACTGGCTTAGGATTGGCAATTTCCAAGCGAATTATTACAGATCATCAGGGCAAGCTGACGATCTCCTCTTCTAGTTCGGGAACGACTGTGAGCGTTTATCTGCCGATCTGCTCCCAATCTTAG
- a CDS encoding LysR family transcriptional regulator, which produces MDLYQVRYFLTIAETGNFSRAAERLYLSQPSLSTGIKKLEQELGVALFERGGRRTVLTQAGRAFSKNATIIMAQYQSALHELKGFHAQPVLRLGTLTTMRIGELADLVSRFQQDRPGVTIELRDGKQEQLREWLEEGEIDVALTILGDREEPQASISLFSQPLLLAVPLSHPFAQRTSVRLAELDGQPFIDRTNCEFAERECEILEAKNICPKVVARASHEEWVISWLRAGLGISVMPKWRGLTGIVYLPIVDLNFQRTIGIKWRHQQSSEIVERFCHYAASHNWAVD; this is translated from the coding sequence ATGGATTTATATCAGGTACGTTACTTTCTGACGATCGCCGAGACGGGGAATTTTTCCCGTGCTGCCGAGCGGCTATATTTATCCCAGCCTTCGCTGTCAACAGGGATCAAGAAGCTGGAACAGGAATTGGGGGTTGCCTTATTCGAGCGCGGCGGACGACGCACGGTGCTGACACAAGCAGGGCGAGCGTTCTCCAAGAACGCGACGATCATCATGGCGCAGTATCAATCGGCTCTGCACGAACTCAAGGGATTCCACGCGCAGCCAGTCTTGAGACTCGGTACGCTTACCACCATGCGAATTGGGGAATTAGCGGATTTAGTCAGTCGGTTTCAGCAAGATCGTCCAGGTGTAACCATTGAATTGCGAGATGGCAAGCAAGAGCAACTGCGGGAATGGTTGGAGGAGGGAGAAATTGATGTGGCATTAACGATTTTGGGCGATCGCGAGGAACCGCAAGCCTCGATCTCGCTGTTCAGTCAACCGCTGTTGTTGGCAGTGCCACTGTCTCATCCTTTTGCTCAACGTACATCCGTGCGTCTAGCGGAACTAGATGGACAACCATTTATCGATCGCACCAATTGCGAATTTGCCGAACGGGAATGCGAGATTCTAGAAGCGAAGAATATTTGCCCCAAGGTGGTGGCTCGCGCCAGTCATGAGGAATGGGTAATTTCTTGGCTGAGAGCGGGATTGGGAATTAGTGTGATGCCCAAATGGCGGGGGTTAACGGGGATTGTCTATCTACCAATTGTCGATTTGAATTTTCAAAGGACGATCGGGATCAAATGGCGACACCAGCAAAGCTCGGAGATTGTGGAACGGTTTTGCCATTATGCTGCCAGTCATAATTGGGCAGTGGACTAG
- the nrtS gene encoding nitrate/nitrite transporter NrtS — translation MVKYLVSLFDPEFVPTGLKTALVVGSLLFIINHGLALSRGEMTADRWISVVITYLMPYLVSVYGQYSYRRKFTIEQKSLLDRQGRRHLS, via the coding sequence ATGGTCAAGTATTTAGTAAGCCTATTCGATCCAGAATTTGTTCCGACAGGATTAAAGACAGCATTAGTAGTTGGCTCATTACTATTTATCATCAATCATGGGTTAGCACTATCGCGCGGAGAAATGACTGCCGATCGCTGGATTTCTGTAGTGATTACCTACTTGATGCCCTATTTAGTGAGTGTATATGGGCAATATAGTTACCGCCGTAAGTTTACGATCGAACAAAAGTCACTTCTCGATCGGCAAGGGCGGAGACATTTAAGTTAA
- a CDS encoding thioredoxin family protein, with product MSPHHHFIDLTAENFQTEVIHSPIPVVVDCWASWCMPFYKDNLLLDKLLQEFAGRIKICRLNVATADAIAACYSIRAVPMLLIFCDGKIVNRSIGTAQLDKIVDRLDILTKNAESNRRLISC from the coding sequence ATGTCTCCTCACCATCATTTTATTGACTTGACCGCAGAGAACTTTCAGACTGAAGTAATTCATTCACCAATTCCGGTTGTGGTGGATTGCTGGGCAAGCTGGTGTATGCCTTTTTACAAGGACAATCTGCTCCTCGACAAATTATTACAAGAGTTTGCCGGACGAATCAAAATCTGTCGCTTAAATGTGGCAACCGCTGATGCGATCGCAGCGTGCTATAGCATTCGTGCCGTGCCTATGCTGCTAATCTTCTGTGATGGCAAGATTGTAAATCGATCGATCGGTACAGCACAACTAGATAAAATCGTCGATCGGCTCGATATATTGACTAAAAACGCTGAATCGAATAGAAGACTAATTAGCTGTTAA
- a CDS encoding AraC family transcriptional regulator: protein MPADRPLQIDALHANSLKPLLPKPILLSSHLAGWDNLHLIYHRQFPYSIPETVPTQHTINIYTNPVLAQVKIDGRWQQRFSVGEATPTGMVGDIGIFPARQVAPAAEFQQELGIIHLYLDPVSLSSAAFESIDPDRVELSQQLQIRDPLIQQLGLSLKQELETSAADSRLYAETVATMLAVHLLRRYSVRQPLVQVPTGGLSNYSLKLAIAYINDNLDRHISLAEIAAIVKLSPHYFATLFKQSTGIAPHQYLTQCRIEKAKQYLAKPHLSIVQVSELVGFQSQSHFAKVFRQHVGITPKLYQQSR from the coding sequence ATGCCAGCCGATCGACCGCTTCAAATCGATGCGCTTCATGCTAATAGCCTCAAACCATTACTACCCAAACCAATTCTGCTCTCCAGTCATCTGGCTGGTTGGGATAATCTGCATCTAATTTATCATCGGCAATTTCCCTATTCGATTCCCGAAACCGTTCCCACTCAACATACAATTAATATCTACACCAACCCCGTACTCGCGCAAGTCAAGATCGATGGACGTTGGCAACAGCGATTCTCCGTCGGAGAGGCTACGCCAACGGGTATGGTTGGCGATATCGGGATTTTCCCAGCTCGACAAGTCGCTCCGGCTGCGGAATTCCAGCAAGAGTTAGGCATCATTCATCTGTACCTCGATCCAGTCAGCTTGAGTAGTGCGGCATTTGAATCCATCGATCCCGATCGAGTCGAACTGAGTCAACAGCTTCAAATCCGCGATCCGCTGATTCAACAGCTTGGGTTGTCACTAAAACAGGAGTTGGAAACTAGTGCGGCGGATAGCCGCTTGTATGCCGAGACGGTGGCAACCATGCTTGCAGTACACCTTTTAAGGCGATATTCAGTCCGCCAGCCGCTGGTGCAAGTACCCACTGGTGGATTGTCCAACTATAGCTTGAAACTCGCGATCGCTTATATCAATGACAATCTCGATCGCCATATTTCGCTGGCTGAAATTGCGGCGATCGTCAAATTAAGTCCGCATTATTTTGCTACTTTATTCAAACAATCTACTGGCATCGCACCGCACCAATATCTAACGCAATGCCGAATTGAGAAAGCCAAACAATATCTCGCCAAACCGCATTTATCGATCGTCCAAGTTTCCGAGCTGGTTGGATTTCAAAGCCAAAGTCACTTTGCGAAGGTTTTTCGCCAGCACGTCGGTATTACGCCCAAGCTATATCAACAAAGCCGATAA
- a CDS encoding Crp/Fnr family transcriptional regulator, whose product MNFSQLNRLPSELRAFAYSVELTAGEILFTQAELAEAVFVVESGCILLFNYTDDEQRVNHYRAKTGELFAELMLFHEKYLCTAIADTRSRVVVFPKQPFLKVLKHSPELTEALMLQLAKRLHESKMLLELRSIRSAHKRVLHYLQLLTSFQSNTLILDRPLKDIALDVGLTPEALSRSLKYLQELGVISRNRREVKIHRNRL is encoded by the coding sequence ATGAATTTCTCGCAACTAAATCGGCTCCCCTCAGAACTTAGAGCCTTTGCCTATTCTGTAGAGCTAACCGCAGGAGAGATCCTCTTTACCCAAGCCGAACTTGCCGAAGCAGTATTTGTGGTGGAATCTGGCTGCATTTTGCTCTTTAACTATACCGACGATGAACAACGAGTCAACCACTACCGTGCTAAAACCGGAGAACTCTTTGCCGAACTGATGTTGTTTCATGAGAAATATCTCTGTACGGCGATCGCCGATACTCGATCGCGGGTAGTGGTTTTCCCAAAGCAACCCTTTTTGAAAGTTCTCAAACATTCTCCAGAACTAACTGAAGCATTGATGTTGCAGTTAGCCAAACGACTTCACGAGAGCAAAATGTTATTGGAACTACGAAGCATTCGTTCTGCTCATAAACGAGTGTTGCACTATTTACAGTTACTGACCTCATTCCAGTCAAATACATTAATTTTGGATCGTCCCCTGAAGGACATCGCCCTCGATGTAGGATTAACGCCTGAAGCTTTATCGCGATCGCTAAAATATCTCCAAGAACTGGGTGTAATCTCTCGTAATCGGCGAGAAGTTAAGATTCACCGAAATCGGCTCTAA
- a CDS encoding cytochrome P450 has translation MINPQPTNRIPGSFGLPIVGQTLELIANQGWQLDKYYHKYGAVFKLRLLGKPYVVLVGADASRLIFQDQIDRVSSYLGWQPFLEHLWGQPMMLQDGEAHRKTRRLMAPAFHGRAIASYFDTIQSIVQNELPTWIQPDPIALKSQLNQIALRIGVRLLLGVELASDVTQFEQWFNTLVEGAAALLRIDIPVTVYGRSQRARRQLNAFLTETIDRRQQQGNLAEAQDVLGLFLASVDEVGNALSTEQIVNELLHLLNAAHFTTATALTWAVVELAARPEWQEILRSELAGVRHDRPLELEHLKHLHQMSAFLKEIERVYNPSGVVLFRQAIESIDYAGYRIPAGWGVIVAQGLTHRLPSLYMHPETFDPTRFLAPREEDKQHPFALIGFGGGAHRCIGMEFAKMEMKIFLATLLSKYDWTVQPNYGRIASVQVPPNIERQLRAIVTEREF, from the coding sequence ATGATAAACCCTCAACCTACTAACCGAATACCCGGAAGCTTTGGATTGCCTATTGTAGGACAGACACTAGAATTGATTGCGAATCAAGGGTGGCAACTAGATAAGTATTATCACAAGTATGGCGCGGTTTTTAAGCTGAGGTTGTTAGGAAAACCCTATGTAGTATTAGTCGGAGCTGATGCCAGTCGTTTGATATTCCAAGACCAAATCGATCGAGTCTCCTCTTATTTAGGCTGGCAGCCGTTTTTAGAGCATTTATGGGGACAGCCGATGATGTTGCAAGATGGCGAGGCGCATCGCAAGACGCGGCGGTTGATGGCTCCCGCTTTTCATGGTAGAGCGATCGCCAGTTACTTTGACACGATCCAGTCGATCGTCCAGAATGAATTGCCAACTTGGATTCAGCCCGATCCCATCGCGCTCAAATCTCAGTTAAATCAGATTGCCTTGAGGATCGGCGTTCGGCTGTTGTTGGGGGTCGAATTGGCGAGTGATGTTACCCAATTCGAGCAATGGTTCAATACGCTCGTTGAGGGTGCCGCAGCGTTATTACGAATCGATATTCCCGTGACTGTCTACGGTCGCTCTCAACGGGCGAGAAGGCAGTTGAACGCATTTTTGACTGAGACGATCGATCGCCGACAACAACAGGGCAATCTGGCAGAGGCGCAGGATGTCCTGGGGTTATTTTTGGCTTCGGTAGATGAGGTGGGCAATGCACTCTCTACAGAGCAAATTGTGAATGAATTGCTGCATTTACTCAACGCCGCACACTTCACCACCGCAACAGCATTAACTTGGGCAGTAGTAGAACTCGCCGCCAGACCTGAATGGCAAGAGATCTTGCGATCGGAACTCGCAGGTGTCAGACACGATCGACCCCTGGAATTGGAGCATCTCAAACACCTGCACCAGATGAGTGCTTTTCTCAAAGAGATCGAACGCGTCTACAATCCATCGGGAGTAGTTTTGTTTAGGCAGGCGATCGAATCGATCGATTATGCTGGCTATCGGATTCCGGCAGGATGGGGCGTAATTGTCGCTCAGGGGCTAACCCATCGCTTACCCAGCCTCTACATGCACCCAGAAACTTTCGATCCAACTCGGTTTTTGGCTCCGCGTGAGGAAGATAAACAGCATCCATTCGCGTTGATTGGCTTTGGTGGTGGCGCACATCGCTGTATTGGGATGGAGTTTGCCAAAATGGAAATGAAGATTTTCTTGGCTACATTACTGAGCAAATATGACTGGACGGTGCAGCCGAATTACGGTCGGATTGCCTCAGTCCAAGTGCCACCAAATATCGAACGTCAGCTTCGAGCAATAGTTACCGAGAGGGAATTTTAA